The genomic segment TGTATCTATCCAGTATTGGCATATCTCCTGAATCAAACACAAATGTGCCGCGAGGTATCGTCATCTATTCGcacctaaattatttaaaaccTTCATTATTCATTGCACCGTCAGCAATATCGAAATTATCTATACTTAACAAGCAAACAAGCATTGATAGTTCGGGTGCTAAGGGAGGTAGAACATTAGTAACTCTTGAATGCAGTGAAAGCAAGAGACTTGGAACCAGAGCATCGAGATATACAACCACAAAAAATAAACTCAACACACCTGGTAGACTTCAGTTGATGAAGTACAATAGGTATGCTAGGAAACATACATTACATAAAGAAATTAAGTAATAGATagttaattaatcaatttatacaatGGAAGAGACTTTTAAAACAGCTGTTGAGCATATTCGGCACGCCACATACATCTCTGTTTCCAATCAGGACAAACTACTCTTATATGCCTACTATAAACAGGCTATGGTAGGAAACTGTAATGTGGATAAGCCAGGATTGCTAGATTTTACTGGACGAGCCAAATGGGATGCATGGAATTCAGTTTCTGGGAAGAGTAAACAAGAGGCCATGGATGCATATGTGCAGTTAGTCAACACTATAGACCCCGGTTGGCAGACCAAGTGCTAACTATTAACACCCGCTGCACAGTATTAATTTTTCGGTTATCtatttttggaaatataTTAGCCACAGTTGCCATTTTATATGCCCAAAATGTTGACTTTAACTTCTGCTTTTGTTATTAGTATGGCTATATTAGCTGTACCCGTCAATCATATTCATACAAAATTGCACCCTAGTGCTCTATGATATGCGTAGCGTAGCTTATCCATTCCTAACACCTTACCTACTTTAGATCTgaaatttatccaattaCAAGTGGTACTCTAAGAGTGTACGCCTTATACGCGTTGTGAGTACatgcaaatattattattattctTCCCTTATTCTAATTCATACGTAATGAacatcatttaattatattctATGAATCACTTCTCTGGCCAAAGATAGTTAAATGAAGTATTGAatattgaacaatttaGTTCTGTCAACGCAGTGTAATTTTTAACTAAAAATActtatttattgttaaatttatcagaaAAGGCTGCCAATAAAACTCCttagataataatttatgcCTTTGCAcgtaaattttttgttaaattgattCCGAAAGGTAATcgatataatataatattcGAATATGTCGAATGGTATAATTGAATCGGAGGTAAAAGATATTGAGTATGTTGATGATTCATCAAAAACATCTCGGTTTCTAGAAAATAAAGATTGTAATAATGATCTATATTCGCATTCAACCCCCAATGATGTTGATGAATTGCTTACTTGCATAAAGGCGTGGAAGAAGGGTTGCATTGGATCCGATTCTGAGAATTTGGATAAACTAATTCTATCTGAAAAATTACTTGAAAATGACAGAATACTTTCCTGTAATAAGTCAGATTCTACAACTGTGTCTGATGGGTGCGATGAGATTATTAAATCTAATTTTGAGGAAATAACACCTGATAGTAAATCTGATAACATACTCAAATCATCTTTAGAAAAGAAAGCTTCTGATGATACCAATACATTATTGACCGTTGAAGACATTCTTTTCTCTTCCATGAATGACCCTTATGAAATCGAActgtataataaaaaatcagaAATACTGCCAAAATCACCACCCCTGTATAAATATGGCCCAGTTGCTAAAACAGCCCCGCAAATTGTGACAAATGTATCTAATGCTTCGACGatcaatcaaaattttgatatgaAAATGATTGAAGAGGCTGCTGCATCTAGTGAAAAGGTTAGGGGGGTTTGTTTTTGCAAGAGTGATAAAAGTTGGACGGCATGGTGGACAGAAAAGGGTAGGAATAGGAAAAAGGCATTTAAATTAAGTATTTATGGATTTGAAGAGGCTAGAAGGTTGGCCATCGCGCATAGAAAAGCAGTTGAAAATAAGATTCCAGAGCTAAAATGTAAAAGTAGTGCTAAAATTAAGGCCGGTAAACGTCAGGTTAATAGATGTTCGAGAGTTACTGACAGACAAATTCacaatattaatgatgaaattgttggAAAAAGGTCTTATAATGATGTGTCACGTAGAGTTATACTTAACGATAAGAAGAGAACGAAATTTTGCcattattataaatcaCCATATCAAGTAGTAGAGAGCATTAGAGAATGTTCAACTGCTGAAGACTCGCAAATACTTTCGCCATTGACATCAAAAACGAGTATAGAAACTTTAGAGAATGaaataatacataataGCGATGGTATGGATGCTAGAATTAATGGATATGTTGAACCGGGCAAACAAGATAATCTTGATAACATATTTACAGATACACCAAGGGGGGTTAGTTATAGTATTGTAAACCAAGCATGGTGCACACAGTGgtgtaataataatggaGCACCATGCATCAAAAGTTTTAGTGTCTCAAAGTATGGATTTGAGAGATCACGCGCAATGGCCATTGAGCATAGGCGTATGTTGGAATCTACGGATCAAATTGGAAGTAGAATTCCAGGCGTTTTCTTCAAAGATAATGCTTGGTGTGCCACTTGGACCGATTTGAATGGCAAAAGGAATTTCAGATCATTTCCTGTTGGACCTAATATGACTTATGATAATGCCAGAAGAATTGCTATAGCATGCAAAAAAAATGCAACCAATGATAGCGATTTAGTTGAGTCCAGTGTTTATAAGGTCAATTTAGAACTACAAGATCTATACAAACTTGCAACTTGCACTTTAGATATAGACcttgatgataatataaatgtagAGCAGTGTTTGCAAGAAAACTCGGTTAGCACACATGCTAATGATGCTATACAACCACatgtaaattgtattaataaGGCTTTAAATAATGATGTCGTTTTGACGAAAATGCAGACGATGATGTATAATACCGAAAAGGGCGTAGACTGCATGTACAATAAATGGGATAACCAACCATCTGTTGTACAGTCTCAGTTGATTAAAGAAGTCCCATTGCAGCGACAAATTGCTAACCATTTATCAAGAATATTGCTTTCCAACCAAATTGAGCTTCAAAATACTGTTAATGTCAGATTTTTGGTGGGTAATGGCAGTGCCTTACAGCAGATGCTTTCACACAAGCAAGCCAAGAATAAACTTTTTGGTCTGGTCCTTACAACTATAGATAATAAAATGTAATTGTAACTTAATTCGTTAGTATTTAGTATAACAATTCAATTAGTTAGTGTGTTTGCTATTTTAATGCCATTTCTACACGTTGTGTATATTATGTTATATCgaatttgtatacaaaaGTATAGaaatttcaatttctcACTTCTGTTACATAGGTAcgtttaatataattaatgctatatataatgatttaatcattcctaatgatatatttattagttcGTTCACTACTAGattatactaaataatttagcaatCACTTTTATACctcaaatttatacaatattgTAGTCACAAGATGGTAGGTGTATATGTGCTTATATTCACttccaataaataattggttAATCCGTAAACTTAgagtatttataattaatataaaaataaactatagatataaattttagaCATAAGTAGATACGTAAAATGGTGTCAATAGTTAAtgtgatttatatatcagAATTAATGATGTTTATTTTGTAACGTGAGaatcaataattaaatttgtcaataagCTCCCGAGCTACATCCTGagcaattaatatacattcTCCCTCCAACAAAACAATCTCCTCCTCCAGATGAGCAATATTTTCGTCCAGAGAATCGTGGAGTTTCATGTCCTAACTTACACAATATGTACCTGCTCCATTATATCTTTTAGCAGCAATGATTGCGTGTCACTCTGGATAATTTAAGGCTTACTTCATTGATTAAATCCGCATCCATAGCAAGGCCCAAATGGTCCAGTGATAATATTTCAGCTTGCCATTGAGCTACATTTGCGATAAGTTGAAGGCGTTTTGGAATATTCGCCACTAAAGCATCCAACTCCCTCATTTCCCTATGGGACAACTTGAgaattttatttagtttGTCAACCAAATTTTGCGGTTTAAACTCATCCCATTTATCTGCCTTGCTGTGTAAAGGATGAAATACCTCCCCTTGTACAGGATAAAAGTGGGCGTGGCTCGAGAAATTGGGCAATTGTCTGGGAAATCGTTCTTTTCAATGTTCAATCGTTTGATGGACAATTTGTGGTTTCCAGCCATTAAAATGCGATGCACAGAATTTACAAAGGGACGCATTAAGAAACATAAAAAGCAACCATCTTCAAACAATTGCACCAGTACTGGTTCAGAAGATGAAGCATTGATTACCTAACTTAGCCAATGTTGTTACTTTGTGTTTAAAGTTATTTAGGGTGACATTTTCTGGCATAAATTCGATATCCTGAACCGGATTTTCCTCCGATACCGGTTTGAAAAACTCAATTATTTCATCCTTGTTGATTGCTTTGTGCCTATTCAATGGAATACTTTTTTTCCTCAGTCCCTTGTACATGATGGCAATAGGAGATTCTGAGCATTGGGCCtcatttctaaattatgtaaaaaattacctGATTGTATAACACAATTTTACGTGTTTCAATTGTGGACAGTCAAATATAGACTTTAGGTCATCTATTAAATCAGTGAAATGACGATTTGAACTGTTGGAGTGGGCTACTAGGACGAACAAGTTGTCAgaattattgaatattgaCTCGTCTATTTTGGGCAGTTTGCATAGTGGACTAGTGAACGGATAATAGccataataaattgaaccACATGAAATTAGACCAATACCAGCcatatataatgaatatttgcGTAGTTTAGTTATGTGGGACTGAGTTGAAAATGGTCTATTGCACACTTTAAATCCGTCAATAAATGGATTGTTATAAAATCTATAGCTACACCGAGGTAACCGGAATCTCATCCTGCATAATACCCTGCCTATACACCCCTATATGAGTACATACTGGTAACAGCTAATGTGTGGATATCTATGTACAATAGCACTGTTGCCAATTAGAATTATGTTATACTAAGATTTTGTCATGCCTAGCGTCAATTTGCCTCAGATACTGTGGCATAGCAAGGACAATAAGCACAGTGATCGCGTATATTCACTGGACTTCAAACCTCAAGGTCACAATTTTAACTCTACTGATGTGAAGTCTACAAAGCTTGCAACAGCTGGCGCCGATGAATTTGTCCATGTAACGTGTCATTCACATAGATATGGGAGATACAGCTCCAACCTATAAACACAAAGGTTATCAGTAGATTAACTGGCCACATCGGCGAGGTAAATTGCGTGAGATGGAACAAGAGCGGCTCAGTACTGGCAACAGGTGGAGAAGGTGATAAATATAACTTATACAGACAAAAGTTTGTGCCTATGGAGTGAAGTTAAGCCCGGGGAAAGTGATGATGATCCGGAGTTTGAAGAAATTTGGCATCGATTTAAAGTATTTAGTCTCAGTCAAGCCATAAATTCTATTTGTTGGTGCCAATCGGAACGGTACATTTCAGCCGCCACCGAAGATGGcaatatatctattataGATACAACTTCAGAACGTAATTAACCACCCAATATagtaaataaaatacaaatattaccAAGCCACTCAAACATCGCACAAGGAATTTCATTTGCCGAATCGCAATACATAGCATCTCTCTCCTCAGATCAATGGTACATCAAATCTAATTCAGTCTGAGAGTGTGGAATCGCGAAGGAGAGGGTAAAAGGTGGAAGACTTTGCTTATGCTAAAGAATAATCGAGACTGTGATGAACTAAACCCAACAGGCGTAATAAACGATATTTTATGTAGGATGTACAGGATAAAAGGGCGCAAAAACCAGTGTTTTTAGGCGAAGATCTGCCCTCATTCTTTAGGAGACTAGACTTTTCCAGCAATGGCACTCTATTAGTGACCCCAGCTGGCATTCAGAACGTTATAAATAAGGAAGCAAATGAAACTAGTTTGCCATGTTGCTATGTATTCCATCGCAAAATATTGGGACTGGGAATTCCCATAATTACTTTTCCATCTCCTTCTGGTCCAACAGTGGTGGCTCGATTCCGCCCATTGGAAAGCTCATGCATCTTTGCCGTAGGGACACTCGATGGTTCCGTATGTTTTTACGATGTGAATAAGATAGAAGGTCCATTGGCCGTGCTTAAGGGTTTGCATTTTGCTCCAATCACGGATATATCATGGGATTCCACTGGACTGGTTTGCGCCGCCAGCTCCAGCGATGGTTACGTATCAATAATCACTTTCAGAAGTGATGAATTAGTTGATTCGCCCATGAATTTTGATGCACaagttaattaattaacttTACACACTTATTTGTGTgccaaatttgtaattatgcATTATGTATGTGCAAGTAATTGTTATACTAGTTGCACAGATACTAGCTTGGTGTAGTGGCACCAGGTCCTTGGTATTTTTGTCTGTGGAAACGACTCGATTTAATGGAATTGTTGATAGATTGTATATACTGTTATCACATATAGGGGTGAGGGCGATTACTTTGTGTGGCGTAATAATCACTGGGCCTCTGAAATGGCGCGTAGATCAATCGCGTCCGCCCTCAACAAGATTAGGAATGAGAGATTAGGCCAAGCTACTGCTGCCGATCAATATGAAGTGGGTACCAATTTACATAGGTGGAAGACGAGAACGACCGCATCTATGAAGTGTTATCGGATGAGGAATATCAGAAGCGTAATAAAGCCAGGAAAATCCACCAGTTTGTCGAAGGGGCAGGTGTGTAAGCTTTTATGTAGATTCAAATGATGATGAGGATGAAGAGTACGATTTTTACGATTACGATAAACCTGCCCATAATAGTACGTCaagtaataattaatttattcagGCCATAAGAAAATAGGGAAGATGAAACCATTGGTTCAGCACTTCGTTGAGATGGCTCGGAAGGGCGGTGAAGCTAAACAATCGCATACTGTATTATGAACAATAATCTAGGAAAAGG from the Babesia microti strain RI chromosome I, complete genome genome contains:
- a CDS encoding thioredoxin-like protein encodes the protein MRFRLPRCSYRFYNNPFIDGFKVCNRPFSTQSHITKLRKYSLYMAGIGLISCGSIYYGYYPFTSPLCKLPKIDESIFNNSDNLFVLVAHSNSSNRHFTDLIDDLKSIFDCPQLKHVKLCYTIRNEAQCSESPIAIMYKGLRKKSIPLNRHKAINKDEIIEFFKPVSEENPVQDIEFMPENVTLNNFKHKVINASSSEPVLVQLFEDGCFLCFLMRPFVNSVHRILMAGNHKLSIKRLNIEKNDFPDNCPISRATPTFILYKGSKADKWDEFKPQNLVDKLNKILKLSHREMRELDALVANIPKRLQLIANVAQWQAEILSLDHLGLAMDADLINESDTQSLLLKDIMEQDMKLHDSLDENIAHLEEEIVLLEGECILIAQDVARELIDKFNY
- a CDS encoding chromatin assembly factor 1 subunit B (overlaps_old_locusTagID:BBM_I01165), whose product is MPSVNLPQILWHSKDNKHSDRVYSLDFKPQGHNFNSTDVKSTKLATAGADEFVHIWEIQLQPINTKVISRLTGHIGEVNCVRWNKSGSVLATGGEDKSLCLWSEVKPGESDDDPEFEEIWHRFKVFSLSQAINSICWCQSERYISAATEDGNISIIDTTSELNKIQILPSHSNIAQGISFAESQYIASLSSDQCLRVWNREGEGKRWKTLLMLKNNRDCDELNPTGDVQDKRAQKPVFLGEDLPSFFRRLDFSSNGTLLVTPAGIQNVINKEANETSLPCCYVFHRKILGLGIPIITFPSPSGPTVVARFRPLESSCIFAVGTLDGSVCFYDVNKIEGPLAVLKGLHFAPITDISWDSTGLVCAASSSDGYVSIITFRSDELVDSPMNFDAQVN
- a CDS encoding diazepam-binding inhibitor (GABA receptor modulator) (overlaps_old_locusTagID:BBM_I01150) produces the protein MEETFKTAVEHIRHATYISVSNQDKLLLYAYYKQAMVGNCNVDKPGLLDFTGRAKWDAWNSVSGKSKQEAMDAYVQLVNTIDPGWQTKC
- a CDS encoding 50S ribosomal protein L33 cyanelle (overlaps_old_locusTagID:BBM_I01145), whose protein sequence is MPYLLTLILILNYSFCVIQYQSKYYDQIFLNHFQLPVTSNKSYIISRIDLKRLYLSSIGISPESNTNVPRGIVIYSHLNYLKPSLFIAPSAISKLSILNKQTSIDSSGAKGGRTLVTLECSESKRLGTRASRYTTTKNKLNTPGRLQLMKYNRYARKHTLHKEIK
- a CDS encoding transcription factor with AP2 domain(s) (ApiAP2) (overlaps_old_locusTagID:BBM_I01155); this encodes MSNGIIESEVKDIEYVDDSSKTSRFLENKDCNNDLYSHSTPNDVDELLTCIKAWKKGCIGSDSENLDKLILSEKLLENDRILSCNKSDSTTVSDGCDEIIKSNFEEITPDSKSDNILKSSLEKKASDDTNTLLTVEDILFSSMNDPYEIELYNKKSEILPKSPPLYKYGPVAKTAPQIVTNVSNASTINQNFDMKMIEEAAASSEKVRGVCFCKSDKSWTAWWTEKGRNRKKAFKLSIYGFEEARRLAIAHRKAVENKIPELKCKSSAKIKAGKRQVNRCSRVTDRQIHNINDEIVGKRSYNDVSRRVILNDKKRTKFCHYYKSPYQVVESIRECSTAEDSQILSPLTSKTSIETLENEIIHNSDGMDARINGYVEPGKQDNLDNIFTDTPRGVSYSIVNQAWCTQWCNNNGAPCIKSFSVSKYGFERSRAMAIEHRRMLESTDQIGSRIPGVFFKDNAWCATWTDLNGKRNFRSFPVGPNMTYDNARRIAIACKKNATNDSDLVESSVYKVNLELQDLYKLATCTLDIDLDDNINVEQCLQENSVSTHANDAIQPHVNCINKALNNDVVLTKMQTMMYNTEKGVDCMYNKWDNQPSVVQSQLIKEVPLQRQIANHLSRILLSNQIELQNTVNVRFLVGNGSALQQMLSHKQAKNKLFGLVLTTIDNKM